Proteins encoded in a region of the Gammaproteobacteria bacterium genome:
- a CDS encoding reverse transcriptase domain-containing protein — protein sequence MVYESAADEHIKELRKTLAAKAWQPSHATRIYLPKPSGLQRPLSLLDIEDQIVLQAIANQFATKLYKKRQRVELETVFSNKLASPRDSIFFMERWQTTYSAFQDKCTEAFNNGLRWSAHFDLSAYYDTISHDLLLSIVSPSGDEPETINIVKDWLRIWSADNISTMTGHGIPQGPIASDFLAEAYFLPIDLQLQKASFQYIRYVDDIRLFGRTENEVREAAIRLEQECRHRGLIPQSAKFDIRKLNTADEALGSLPSISPADGKGSFEKSLSAAEARKILASAIGGRPQRIKDKARFRYIMYRAPEDTKILNDVLRLLPRHPEHIDAFVAYFANYPNKTRIAKAALDYLETGVPYSYVRGKLWHLIARLAGIDEMRRGLPMARIDARNRSRCVALSWGVMHFLMKCEDNRLIRDRRRLAMEHPLSRSLLAPILKDKEFAPAGHAVTLLKGTLMEQLAGARELQKRGIILSSLGLRQRNLPASCNRTLKSLGVIRRQHSASRDWISEILVSLYGCNSGPIWRDLLGSEYEHAMQFLIEAKARFPGAYSEWLGLQDSFSDIVIRQFFVFLRQKGMGGHSKTQDRNGGLVKYGSLIAKNTPFDTAYPHVASNLRDIH from the coding sequence TTGGTATATGAAAGCGCTGCGGATGAGCACATCAAGGAGTTGCGTAAAACATTAGCAGCAAAGGCATGGCAGCCAAGTCATGCGACTCGCATATATCTGCCCAAGCCATCTGGCCTGCAACGCCCGCTTTCACTATTGGATATCGAGGATCAGATTGTTCTTCAGGCCATTGCGAACCAATTTGCCACAAAACTATATAAGAAGCGGCAGCGTGTTGAATTAGAGACGGTTTTTAGTAACAAGCTTGCAAGCCCAAGAGATTCGATTTTCTTTATGGAGCGCTGGCAGACAACCTACAGCGCATTCCAGGATAAATGCACCGAGGCATTCAATAATGGGCTAAGGTGGTCTGCACACTTTGATCTGTCTGCATACTACGACACCATATCGCATGATTTGCTATTGTCGATAGTATCTCCCAGTGGGGATGAACCAGAAACTATCAATATCGTAAAGGATTGGCTGCGTATCTGGTCGGCTGACAATATTTCCACGATGACGGGACATGGTATACCGCAGGGGCCTATTGCGTCCGATTTCCTGGCGGAAGCATACTTCTTGCCGATCGACCTTCAGTTGCAGAAAGCGTCATTTCAGTATATTCGATATGTTGATGACATACGCCTATTCGGGCGCACTGAGAATGAGGTGCGCGAGGCCGCTATTCGTCTTGAGCAGGAATGTCGGCATCGCGGACTAATACCGCAAAGCGCAAAGTTTGATATACGCAAACTGAATACGGCGGATGAGGCTTTGGGTTCGCTTCCAAGTATTTCCCCCGCAGATGGAAAAGGATCTTTTGAAAAGTCTCTGAGCGCGGCCGAGGCGAGGAAGATCCTGGCTTCGGCGATTGGTGGTCGCCCTCAAAGAATCAAAGATAAAGCCCGGTTCCGCTACATCATGTATCGAGCACCGGAAGATACGAAAATACTCAATGATGTGCTTAGGCTCTTGCCGAGACACCCGGAACATATTGATGCCTTTGTCGCCTATTTTGCGAACTATCCCAATAAAACCCGCATTGCGAAGGCAGCATTGGATTATCTGGAGACTGGCGTCCCATATTCCTATGTTCGTGGCAAATTATGGCATCTGATTGCACGCTTGGCTGGCATTGATGAAATGCGACGAGGACTTCCAATGGCGCGGATCGACGCCAGAAATAGATCCAGATGCGTGGCGCTTTCATGGGGTGTAATGCACTTTTTAATGAAATGCGAAGACAATCGGCTGATTCGGGATAGACGAAGATTGGCAATGGAGCATCCACTTAGCCGAAGCCTTCTTGCGCCAATTCTTAAAGATAAGGAATTCGCACCTGCTGGCCATGCGGTGACTTTGCTTAAAGGTACGCTCATGGAGCAACTGGCAGGCGCACGTGAACTTCAGAAAAGGGGCATCATACTCAGCTCTCTTGGATTAAGACAAAGAAACCTGCCAGCTAGCTGCAATCGGACTCTCAAGTCACTTGGTGTTATACGCCGACAACATAGCGCCTCACGGGACTGGATATCAGAGATATTGGTATCTCTCTATGGATGCAATAGCGGCCCTATTTGGCGCGATCTTCTTGGTTCAGAGTATGAACATGCAATGCAATTCCTGATAGAAGCGAAGGCGCGTTTTCCTGGCGCTTATTCAGAATGGCTCGGATTGCAAGACAGTTTTTCAGACATTGTCATCCGTCAGTTTTTTGTTTTTCTGCGGCAGAAAGGTATGGGTGGTCATTCAAAAACACAGGATAGGAATGGAGGATTGGTTAAATACGGTTCGTTGATTGCCAAAAATACACCATTCGACACTGCCTATCCGCATGTGGCGAGTAATTTGCGGGATATTCATTAG
- a CDS encoding IS256 family transposase: MKNDNTKPLSKVIRIDESEIRGHLDEMVRGTVEETLNAMLDAEADDLCNAQRYEHSPDRIDSRAGSYKRKLHTKAGEVEIKVPKLRKQTFETAIIERYRRRDISIEEAIVQMYLAGVSVRRVEDITEALWGTRVSSGTVSNLNKKVYKHIERWRSQPLEGDFAYVYLDGIVLKRSWGGEVKNVSVLAAIGVDSDGFRRILGVSEGHKEDKSGWLGFLKELKKRGLKGVRLFISDACLGLIESLAEVYPDADWQRCAVHFYRNVFSHVPSGRVREVAAMLKAIHAQESREAAENKARDVVEKLKAMKLKVAAELVENSIHETLTYYAYPPQHWLKLKTNNPMERLLKEARRRTKVVGAFPDGHSALMLVAARLRHVSATSWGTRKYMNMELLREMDQEAIHSAA; the protein is encoded by the coding sequence ATGAAAAACGATAACACAAAACCTTTGAGCAAGGTGATACGTATCGACGAGAGCGAGATCCGCGGCCATCTGGATGAGATGGTTAGGGGAACCGTTGAAGAGACATTGAATGCCATGCTTGACGCTGAGGCTGATGATCTCTGCAATGCCCAGCGTTACGAGCACTCCCCGGACCGCATTGATTCCAGGGCCGGTAGCTACAAACGGAAACTCCACACGAAAGCCGGAGAAGTCGAGATCAAGGTGCCGAAATTGCGGAAGCAGACCTTTGAGACAGCAATAATTGAACGCTATCGACGCCGGGATATATCCATCGAGGAAGCCATTGTGCAGATGTACCTGGCTGGGGTTTCAGTTCGTCGCGTGGAAGATATTACTGAGGCGCTGTGGGGCACCCGGGTTTCGTCAGGCACGGTCTCCAATCTCAACAAGAAGGTCTATAAGCATATTGAACGCTGGCGTAGCCAGCCCCTTGAGGGGGATTTCGCCTACGTATATCTGGACGGGATCGTGCTCAAGCGCAGCTGGGGCGGCGAGGTGAAGAATGTCTCGGTGCTGGCGGCCATTGGTGTAGACAGTGACGGCTTCAGGCGCATTCTGGGCGTCTCTGAGGGGCATAAGGAAGACAAGTCCGGTTGGCTGGGCTTCCTCAAGGAGCTGAAGAAACGCGGATTGAAAGGCGTCAGGCTGTTTATCTCAGATGCCTGTCTGGGCCTGATCGAGTCACTTGCAGAGGTCTATCCGGACGCGGACTGGCAACGCTGTGCTGTTCATTTTTATCGCAATGTATTCTCCCATGTGCCTAGTGGCAGGGTCAGAGAGGTAGCGGCCATGCTGAAGGCCATTCACGCCCAGGAGAGTCGTGAGGCCGCTGAGAATAAGGCCAGGGATGTCGTTGAGAAATTAAAAGCGATGAAGCTCAAAGTGGCAGCAGAGCTGGTAGAGAACTCAATTCATGAAACTCTGACCTACTATGCTTATCCACCGCAGCATTGGCTGAAGCTGAAGACCAACAATCCGATGGAACGGCTGCTCAAGGAAGCTAGGCGCAGGACCAAGGTAGTCGGTGCTTTCCCGGATGGTCACTCTGCATTGATGCTGGTGGCTGCTAGGCTTCGGCATGTTTCTGCCACGTCTTGGGGAACCCGCAAGTACATGAACATGGAGTTGCTGAGGGAGATGGATCAGGAAGCAATACACTCAGCAGCCTAA
- a CDS encoding terminase TerL endonuclease subunit — translation MSSDNHSIMSELYDYGRKIQEGTIQDQTFCPIIYQAPMDADIWDEAVWHACNPALGDFRSLEEMRMMAARAKRIPAAEATFRNLYLNQPVDAEHRFISSAEWMGCKHSVDIERLRGRKCWGGLDLSSTTDLTALILIFPDDAGSYDVLCWFWVPGDNLADRMDRDRVPYPVWRDMGLIEAPPGKAIDKSFIVSRLAQIASEFDLQGVAYDRWRIEDLKKQLTDEGIEIELIPWGQGFRDMGPAVDSLEAAILNNELRHDHPVLDWNASNAVTVSDPAGARKIAKDRSIDRVDGLVALTMAIGLHKREPEPEKCVYGPGRGLLSIAW, via the coding sequence ATGAGCAGTGACAACCACTCCATCATGTCGGAACTGTACGACTACGGCAGGAAGATTCAGGAAGGAACAATCCAGGACCAAACCTTCTGCCCGATTATCTACCAGGCACCGATGGACGCTGACATCTGGGATGAGGCAGTCTGGCATGCTTGCAATCCAGCTCTCGGAGACTTCCGAAGTCTGGAAGAGATGCGCATGATGGCAGCCCGGGCCAAGCGGATACCGGCAGCGGAGGCAACCTTCAGGAACCTGTATCTCAACCAGCCGGTTGATGCCGAACACCGGTTTATTAGTTCCGCTGAGTGGATGGGCTGTAAACATTCGGTCGACATTGAGCGCCTACGCGGCAGGAAATGCTGGGGCGGACTGGACCTGTCCAGCACAACTGATCTCACAGCATTAATTCTGATATTTCCAGATGACGCTGGTTCCTATGATGTACTTTGCTGGTTCTGGGTACCAGGTGACAACCTGGCGGACCGGATGGACAGGGATCGGGTACCGTACCCTGTATGGCGCGATATGGGGCTGATCGAGGCACCCCCAGGCAAGGCAATCGACAAATCATTTATTGTGTCCAGGTTGGCTCAGATCGCCTCAGAATTTGATCTGCAGGGAGTCGCCTATGACCGGTGGCGAATTGAAGACCTGAAAAAGCAGCTCACCGATGAGGGTATCGAAATTGAGTTGATTCCCTGGGGGCAAGGGTTCCGCGACATGGGGCCGGCCGTGGATAGCCTGGAAGCGGCGATCCTAAATAATGAGTTGCGCCATGATCACCCGGTCCTCGATTGGAATGCTAGCAATGCGGTTACCGTATCTGACCCAGCCGGGGCTAGGAAGATCGCCAAGGATCGCTCAATCGACCGCGTGGACGGCTTGGTGGCGCTGACTATGGCTATCGGACTCCACAAGCGAGAACCGGAGCCCGAAAAGTGTGTCTATGGGCCGGGAAGAGGATTATTATCAATAGCTTGGTAA
- a CDS encoding nucleotidyl transferase AbiEii/AbiGii toxin family protein, which yields MKDSPYFKQAQLMLRVMPHVTAEACFALKGGTAINLYVRDMPRLSVDINLTYLLLEPRETALANISEALQRIAAAIRRTVPGATVQEIRARGAEHVAKLTVRTAEVTIKIEPNLVLRGSVFSPVERELSEQAELLFEASATASTLAMADLYGGKLCAALDRQHPRDIFFQDVRRKI from the coding sequence ATGAAAGACAGTCCCTACTTCAAGCAGGCGCAACTCATGCTGCGGGTCATGCCCCATGTGACAGCCGAGGCGTGCTTTGCGTTGAAGGGCGGCACGGCGATCAACCTCTATGTGCGCGACATGCCGCGACTGTCGGTCGATATCAACCTGACGTATCTACTGCTGGAACCACGCGAGACAGCATTAGCAAACATTAGTGAAGCCTTGCAGCGTATCGCCGCCGCGATCCGAAGAACCGTGCCCGGCGCGACGGTGCAGGAGATCCGGGCAAGGGGAGCGGAGCATGTTGCCAAGTTAACCGTCCGCACGGCGGAAGTCACGATCAAGATCGAGCCGAATCTGGTACTCCGAGGCAGCGTGTTTTCACCCGTGGAGCGGGAGCTGAGCGAGCAGGCAGAGTTACTATTCGAGGCCTCGGCAACGGCCAGCACACTGGCCATGGCGGATCTATACGGCGGCAAACTGTGCGCTGCGCTGGATCGCCAGCATCCGCGCGACATCTTTTTCCAGGACGTTAGGAGGAAGATTTAA
- a CDS encoding type IV toxin-antitoxin system AbiEi family antitoxin domain-containing protein translates to MTSEPRSKLNRLLTAWPQGTVAVSRWLEAKGAYQQLVHEYEKSGWIRRIGHGAYVRAGDSVEWSGGLHALQAQLKLPVHAGAKTALQLQGYGHFLPMRKGGTVSLFASPGTRLPAWFRQYDWGVALRYTTTTLFADNPDTGLTKKELASYAITISAPERAIMEVLYLVPEEESFDEAALLMEGLTTLRPRLVQSLLEQCRSVKVKRLFMVLAEACNHVWVKKLDLSKVDFGKGKRMIVKGGRLDSKYNITVPDPGPGWGHR, encoded by the coding sequence ATGACTAGTGAGCCCCGCAGCAAATTAAACCGACTGCTTACCGCATGGCCTCAGGGGACTGTGGCGGTGTCGCGCTGGCTGGAGGCCAAGGGAGCCTACCAGCAACTGGTGCACGAGTATGAGAAAAGCGGCTGGATACGGCGCATCGGCCACGGTGCCTATGTGCGCGCCGGCGACAGCGTCGAGTGGTCCGGCGGCCTGCATGCCCTCCAGGCACAATTAAAGCTGCCCGTCCACGCCGGGGCCAAAACCGCATTGCAGCTGCAAGGGTATGGGCACTTCCTGCCGATGAGGAAGGGTGGGACCGTATCGCTGTTCGCCAGTCCCGGTACCCGCCTGCCTGCGTGGTTTCGGCAGTATGATTGGGGGGTGGCGCTTCGCTATACCACCACGACGCTGTTCGCCGACAATCCGGATACAGGCCTCACCAAAAAGGAATTGGCCAGCTATGCCATAACGATATCGGCACCCGAGCGCGCCATCATGGAAGTGCTGTATCTCGTTCCGGAGGAGGAATCCTTTGACGAGGCCGCCCTGCTCATGGAGGGGTTGACCACCTTGCGGCCGCGCCTGGTTCAGTCGCTGTTGGAACAATGCCGTTCGGTGAAGGTGAAGCGGCTGTTCATGGTGCTCGCGGAAGCCTGCAACCATGTCTGGGTCAAGAAACTGGACCTGTCGAAGGTAGACTTCGGCAAAGGCAAGCGCATGATCGTCAAAGGCGGACGGCTGGATTCCAAATACAACATCACCGTCCCGGATCCGGGACCCGGATGGGGGCATCGGTGA
- a CDS encoding reverse transcriptase domain-containing protein, which translates to MSDSLYKKVRSSRSLHNAWRIVHGNGITSKSDKTRKQVKEFYQESDKHLRRIGNQLYKKTFEFLPSEGVLIEKPGKSSKRPIVKSPIENRIVQRSILDVLQSHPPLAPYFTVQTSFGGIKDRGVSDALRAAYQAIQSGARYYLRSDIESFFTKIPKPTILSTIGDTTTDTEFLELLKGAITTELSNMEQLGAGIHAFPIYDIGVAQGSCLSPLLGNILLNEFDIKMNQGDITCIRYIDDFIILAPTVKAINAAFKKANNQLKKHSLTAYDPKNDHDKAEMGKTTSMFSFLGCEIKPGLIRPNRKSQKRLLDNIDVLFNNSAALMVNPDELVKKHRTVTETLNDVSNIMKGWGNQYSFCNDPTLMRAIDAKVDKKISTYLSRYAAAKTRFDKAGEMDNRRRLLGVHLLTDSKRDPIIKPA; encoded by the coding sequence ATGTCCGACAGCCTATATAAAAAAGTAAGAAGTAGTCGCTCATTGCATAACGCATGGCGAATAGTGCATGGCAACGGCATCACCTCCAAATCAGACAAAACTCGTAAACAAGTCAAAGAATTTTACCAGGAATCTGACAAGCATCTCCGTCGTATCGGCAATCAGCTTTACAAAAAAACATTTGAGTTTTTGCCATCTGAAGGCGTACTCATAGAAAAACCTGGCAAATCATCAAAACGACCAATCGTAAAATCCCCGATTGAAAACCGTATTGTTCAACGCTCGATACTGGATGTGCTTCAGTCCCACCCACCACTTGCACCCTACTTCACAGTACAAACCAGCTTTGGCGGCATTAAGGATCGGGGCGTATCTGACGCCTTACGAGCCGCATACCAGGCGATCCAGTCTGGCGCGAGGTATTATCTGCGTTCAGATATAGAGTCCTTCTTCACCAAAATACCTAAACCAACCATTCTTTCCACTATCGGTGATACCACCACTGATACAGAATTTCTCGAACTGCTTAAGGGCGCAATAACCACAGAACTTTCCAATATGGAACAACTGGGTGCAGGAATACACGCATTCCCCATCTATGATATCGGTGTCGCTCAGGGTTCGTGCCTGTCGCCTTTACTTGGCAACATCCTGCTCAATGAGTTCGATATTAAAATGAATCAAGGCGATATCACCTGCATCAGGTACATCGATGACTTTATTATTCTTGCACCAACTGTTAAGGCAATAAATGCTGCTTTCAAAAAGGCGAACAACCAACTCAAAAAACATAGTCTAACGGCATACGATCCTAAAAATGATCATGACAAAGCCGAAATGGGAAAAACAACATCCATGTTTTCATTTCTCGGCTGCGAAATTAAACCGGGATTAATACGCCCTAATAGAAAGTCCCAGAAGCGTTTACTGGATAATATTGACGTATTATTCAATAACAGTGCCGCACTTATGGTCAACCCGGACGAACTCGTTAAGAAACATAGAACGGTCACGGAAACCCTGAATGATGTCAGCAATATCATGAAGGGCTGGGGTAATCAGTATTCATTCTGTAACGACCCGACCCTCATGCGGGCAATTGACGCCAAAGTGGATAAAAAAATATCGACATACTTATCCCGCTATGCGGCCGCCAAAACACGCTTTGATAAAGCTGGCGAGATGGATAATCGTCGTCGCCTGCTTGGGGTGCATTTGCTCACAGACAGCAAGAGAGACCCCATTATCAAACCGGCATGA
- a CDS encoding Dyp-type peroxidase, with the protein MTTDFQEGIFFQSGARPGSFFAICFLEALPNADGLSTRRCIDALWRHIADLKNGMVPGVALAVPHGDLTALIAFGPNCFKLSGTRAVPDGLRPKFRFLSPHTSGGGALLRGAGLHYREDIVKNVATEAVAIQFIADTQLATYRAIVETQRFLAAYTDELTGYPVLAMASSFHGFQRDDHRSWIGFHDGISNMRSGEQREVALKIPTGEYERGSYLTFIRLEVDLDRWETLSRREQEIAVGRDKVTGCPFDRIAPDGTPQPVSGCPVLGTTQISQREPSGNIDFFEPPLLGDETLLRSHVQRANLQHNQNAADPQSLRIYRQGYEFLETSANGSRFSVGLNFVAFQSTPSRVIRMLTRSGWLGEVNFGGVPNDEGSKIPDLLKVTAAGTYLAPPVRESEAFPGELIFVP; encoded by the coding sequence GTGACCACCGATTTCCAAGAGGGCATCTTCTTTCAATCTGGTGCGCGACCCGGGAGCTTCTTCGCTATTTGCTTCCTCGAAGCACTCCCGAACGCAGATGGCCTGAGCACTCGTCGCTGCATCGATGCGCTCTGGCGTCATATCGCGGATCTCAAGAACGGCATGGTGCCTGGGGTCGCACTGGCCGTGCCGCACGGAGATCTGACCGCACTGATCGCGTTCGGGCCGAACTGCTTCAAACTCTCGGGGACACGCGCAGTGCCGGACGGCCTGAGGCCGAAATTCCGTTTCCTCTCACCACACACCTCAGGTGGCGGTGCGTTGCTACGCGGCGCCGGGCTGCACTACCGCGAGGACATTGTGAAGAATGTCGCGACCGAAGCCGTCGCGATCCAGTTCATCGCCGATACCCAACTCGCGACATACAGGGCCATTGTGGAGACGCAGCGGTTCCTCGCCGCGTACACCGACGAACTAACGGGCTACCCGGTGCTTGCGATGGCATCGTCATTCCACGGGTTCCAACGCGACGACCACCGCAGCTGGATTGGGTTCCACGACGGGATCTCGAACATGCGCAGCGGCGAGCAGCGCGAGGTCGCGCTGAAAATCCCGACGGGTGAGTACGAACGGGGGTCATACCTCACGTTCATCCGGCTCGAAGTCGACTTGGACCGATGGGAGACGCTCTCGCGTCGCGAACAAGAAATTGCGGTCGGGCGTGACAAGGTCACGGGATGTCCTTTCGACCGGATCGCTCCCGACGGCACTCCGCAACCCGTCTCGGGTTGCCCGGTCCTCGGAACAACCCAGATCTCTCAGCGTGAACCGTCCGGCAACATCGACTTCTTCGAACCCCCACTCTTGGGCGACGAGACGCTGCTCCGGAGCCATGTTCAGCGGGCGAACCTCCAACACAACCAGAACGCGGCGGACCCTCAATCGCTGCGGATCTACCGCCAGGGGTACGAGTTTCTCGAGACCTCCGCGAACGGCTCACGCTTTTCAGTCGGACTCAACTTCGTCGCGTTCCAGAGCACTCCGAGCCGCGTCATCAGGATGCTGACGCGCAGCGGGTGGCTGGGCGAGGTCAACTTCGGCGGAGTGCCGAACGATGAAGGATCGAAGATTCCCGATCTGCTCAAGGTCACCGCGGCCGGCACCTACCTCGCACCGCCCGTGCGCGAAAGCGAGGCGTTCCCCGGGGAGTTGATCTTTGTCCCATAA